The following are from one region of the Ischnura elegans chromosome X, ioIscEleg1.1, whole genome shotgun sequence genome:
- the LOC124171703 gene encoding uncharacterized protein LOC124171703 produces MSARHFILAVALCVTGVLLSDQSGPRNRQNFYDLKIKNVTSNQQASHKYNHNNASFSLDTGGPRNRQTFYDLKIKNVTSNQQASHKYNHNNASFSLETGGPRNRQNFYDLKIKNVTSNQQASHKYNHNNALFSLETAIHD; encoded by the exons ATGTCTGCAAGACATTTCATCCTCGCTGTGGCACTTTGTGTCACGGGAGTTCTCCTGTCGGACCAAA gtgGGCCAAGGAACAGACAAAACTTTTAtgacttgaaaattaaaaatgttacatcaaATCAGCAGGCTTCACACAAGTACAATCATAACAATGCTTCGTTTTCCCTTGATACCG gtgGGCCAAGGAACAGACAAACTTTTTAtgacttgaaaattaaaaatgttacatcaaATCAGCAGGCTTCACACAAGTACAATCATAACAATGCTTCGTTTTCCCTTGAAACCG gtgGGCCAAGGAACAGACAAAACTTTTAtgacttgaaaattaaaaatgttacatcaaATCAGCAGGCTTCACACAAGTACAATCATAACAATGCTTTGTTTTCCCTTGAAACCG cGATCCATGATTAG